In Chloroflexaceae bacterium, the genomic stretch CCTCGTCGAAGCGCTGCCAACGGCGGCGGCCCGCGGCCTTGGCGCGGTACAGCGCGACGTCGGCGTCCCTGAGCAGCTCCTCGGGCTTCGCATAGTGCGGACCCGAGACCGCGATGCCCACGCTCGCCGAGGTGTAGAGCTCCTTTCCCGCCACGTGGAAGGGAAGGTTCAGCGCCTCGAGCACCCGCTCGGCCAGGCGCTCCGCCTCCTCGGGCCCGGCGATCGGGTCGACGAGGATGGCGAACTCGTCCCCTCCGAGACGGGCCACCCAGCCCACGCTCGACGCGACCCGGTGGAGCCGCGAGGCGACCTGCTTGAGCAGCTCGTCGCCGAGCAGGTGCCCCATCGAGTCGTTGATCACCTTGAAGCGGTCGAGATCGAGGAAGAGCACGGCGAAGCCGGCCCCACCGCCCCGCCGCAGCTCGAGGGCGAGGCTCAGGCGGTCCAGCAGGTAGGCGCGGTTCGGCAGCCCGGTGAGGGTGTCGTGGAGCGCGTCGTGCATGAGCCGCGCCTC encodes the following:
- a CDS encoding diguanylate cyclase — encoded protein: TFVAYQIAHALERKRADEALREANRELERRVAERTAELAETNARLRAEIAQRQTIEARLMHDALHDTLTGLPNRAYLLDRLSLALELRRGGGAGFAVLFLDLDRFKVINDSMGHLLGDELLKQVASRLHRVASSVGWVARLGGDEFAILVDPIAGPEEAERLAERVLEALNLPFHVAGKELYTSASVGIAVSGPHYAKPEELLRDADVALYRAKAAGRRRWQRFDE